The proteins below come from a single Chryseobacterium sp. MA9 genomic window:
- a CDS encoding DUF2062 domain-containing protein, which translates to MFLAEVQNAISEKKICVLIPTYNNEKTLNRVIDGVLNYTGSIIVINDGSTDSTPQILAQYPQITVISLPENKGKGNGLKTGFRAAKKSGYDYAITIDSDGQHYPDDIPVFVEALLQEKEEVLLIGNRNMSQDGIPKQSSFGNRFSNFWFWFETGIKLEDTQSGYRLYPLHKIPKKYFTPKFEFEIEIIVRTAWRHVPVKNVPIKVLYDPAERVSHFRPFKDFTRISILNTILVTITLLYIIPRNFLNNFKKKSFKKFIQEDVLESDGSNRTKAFSIALGVFIGLSPFWGFQTLLVISLSVLFKLNKVLAFVASNVSLPPFIPFIIAASLFLGAPFVSGDSDILSQDLNFELIKNNLLQYIIGSFILSTTLSAIAGVTAFFFLNKVSPENN; encoded by the coding sequence ATGTTCCTTGCTGAAGTACAAAATGCAATTTCTGAAAAGAAAATATGCGTTTTAATACCTACCTACAATAATGAAAAGACCCTGAATAGGGTTATTGACGGTGTTCTGAATTACACCGGAAGTATTATTGTGATCAATGATGGTTCCACGGATTCTACCCCTCAGATACTTGCCCAATATCCTCAGATTACGGTAATCTCCTTACCGGAGAACAAAGGAAAAGGAAATGGATTAAAAACAGGTTTTAGAGCAGCAAAGAAATCAGGGTATGATTATGCCATTACTATTGATTCAGACGGACAGCATTATCCTGATGATATTCCTGTATTTGTAGAAGCTCTTCTTCAGGAAAAAGAAGAAGTTCTTCTGATCGGAAACAGAAATATGTCTCAGGATGGCATTCCTAAGCAAAGTAGTTTTGGAAACCGTTTTTCCAATTTCTGGTTCTGGTTTGAAACCGGCATAAAACTGGAAGATACGCAGTCCGGTTACAGGCTTTATCCTTTGCATAAAATTCCAAAGAAATATTTTACCCCTAAGTTTGAATTTGAAATCGAAATCATTGTAAGAACCGCATGGAGGCATGTTCCGGTAAAGAATGTTCCTATCAAGGTTTTGTATGATCCAGCAGAACGGGTTTCACATTTCAGGCCTTTCAAAGATTTTACGAGAATAAGTATTTTGAATACAATTCTGGTAACAATTACCTTGCTTTATATTATTCCGAGAAATTTTCTGAATAATTTCAAAAAAAAAAGCTTTAAAAAATTCATCCAGGAAGATGTCTTAGAAAGCGACGGAAGCAACCGTACAAAGGCATTTTCTATTGCACTGGGAGTCTTTATAGGACTTTCTCCTTTCTGGGGATTCCAGACACTTCTGGTCATCAGTTTATCAGTACTTTTCAAACTTAATAAAGTACTTGCATTTGTAGCATCCAATGTGAGTCTTCCTCCTTTTATTCCTTTTATTATTGCCGCTTCTCTTTTTCTTGGAGCACCATTTGTAAGTGGTGACAGCGATATTTTAAGTCAGGATTTAAATTTTGAACTGATTAAAAACAATCTGCTTCAATATATCATCGGCAGTTTTATCTTAAGCACTACGCTTTCTGCTATTGCAGGGGTAACTGCTTTTTTCTTTCTGAATAAAGTAAGTCCGGAAAATAATTAA
- a CDS encoding T9SS-dependent M36 family metallopeptidase, with product MKKIRLSVKLLLFCSLFGAGIVSAQKYEQTIKDYVNSAQGSFQRVNPELKVFKIINVDPSKSLNGDVVGIQQTINGIPVFGSSANVLIRDGKVLNFSDSFIKNYPSAIKGKESGKKDALVASTIQKLNGLSSVKDIDGKEQPIAINSVYFAKGGELIMGYQFYVEEKGTGNVWNTIVSTDDGTVLYQENTTLSCSFHDEAYDHHSESVVQNTPTSLPANIAAVNLQNPANFVLVPDNASYNVFAFPTEAPTFGARTLLTNPWDLTASPEGWHSDGTNHYTITRGNNTFAYTDENATNTPQFSPDGGANRVFDFPLDVTAAHTTYTSAAVTNLFYNSNKMHDVFYKFGFTESARNYQVNNFGNGGAGNDPVLSESRDGSGLNNANFNPGVDGTSGRMQMFLFSPSGNVRYLYYNSPSTYTARAPIATTANFGPQIMGNPPVTGDLALSTPADACTAVTAGSLIGKIAVVNAAGCGFAVKTKNLQNAGAVGVIQYHPSSNTPIGMGGTDATITIPTIMVGMTEGQFLVNDLTNGIAGNATIKTDAVYKDASLDNGVISHEYGHGISNRLTGTGSSCLSYISSNEQMGEGWSDFFALMMTTRLGDTSSMARGVGSFVSGQATTGGGIRPAKYSPDFAINDYTYGRTNGMKISTSISGIPVTVPDVHSIGFIWASMLWDLNWKYVDKYGYNSNVLADPNSGSARVLQLVVDALKLQPCNPTFVQGRDAILAADQASTGGQNKCMIWTTFAKRGLGVNASAGALNGLEFGANQPLADMSDQVEDFTVPAECLTLAVKEVNNSKGISIYPNPVRNEFTIKTPSDINLSGITTVSIFDFTGKLISKESINLNKQNTISAEKLINGAYIVKVSNNSIDYSQKIIVSK from the coding sequence ATGAAAAAAATTCGACTAAGTGTTAAGCTGTTGTTGTTTTGTTCACTTTTCGGTGCAGGTATAGTATCTGCTCAAAAATATGAACAAACAATTAAGGACTATGTTAATTCTGCTCAGGGATCGTTTCAGAGAGTTAATCCGGAACTGAAAGTATTTAAAATTATTAATGTAGACCCTTCAAAGAGCTTAAATGGAGATGTTGTAGGGATACAGCAAACAATTAATGGAATTCCTGTTTTTGGAAGTTCTGCCAATGTTTTAATCAGGGATGGAAAAGTTTTAAATTTTTCAGATTCCTTTATTAAGAACTATCCTTCTGCTATTAAAGGAAAAGAAAGTGGCAAAAAAGACGCTTTAGTAGCAAGTACAATTCAAAAACTGAATGGATTGTCTTCTGTAAAGGATATTGATGGGAAAGAACAACCCATAGCAATTAATTCCGTTTATTTTGCAAAAGGAGGAGAATTGATAATGGGTTATCAGTTCTATGTTGAAGAAAAAGGAACTGGTAATGTATGGAATACTATCGTAAGTACAGATGATGGTACTGTTTTGTATCAGGAAAATACAACTTTATCTTGTAGTTTTCATGATGAAGCCTATGACCATCATTCCGAATCAGTTGTACAAAATACTCCAACATCTTTGCCAGCAAATATAGCAGCTGTAAATCTACAGAATCCCGCAAATTTTGTATTAGTACCAGATAATGCTTCTTATAATGTATTTGCATTTCCTACAGAAGCGCCTACGTTTGGTGCAAGAACACTTCTTACAAACCCATGGGATCTGACCGCTTCACCGGAAGGATGGCATTCTGATGGTACGAACCATTATACAATAACAAGAGGGAATAATACATTTGCATATACCGACGAGAATGCTACCAATACACCACAGTTTTCTCCTGATGGTGGAGCCAACAGAGTATTTGATTTTCCTTTAGATGTAACAGCTGCCCACACTACCTATACTTCAGCAGCAGTAACCAATTTATTCTACAACTCCAATAAAATGCACGATGTATTTTATAAGTTTGGATTTACAGAATCTGCAAGAAACTATCAGGTAAACAATTTTGGAAACGGAGGAGCTGGCAACGATCCTGTTCTGTCGGAATCAAGAGATGGTAGCGGCCTTAATAATGCTAACTTTAATCCAGGGGTCGATGGAACAAGCGGAAGAATGCAGATGTTCCTTTTCTCACCTAGTGGAAATGTAAGATATCTTTATTATAATTCACCATCTACATATACTGCTAGAGCTCCGATAGCTACTACTGCGAATTTTGGACCTCAAATTATGGGAAATCCACCTGTAACAGGGGATCTTGCTCTTTCTACTCCAGCTGACGCGTGTACTGCAGTTACAGCCGGGAGTCTTATCGGGAAAATTGCAGTAGTAAACGCTGCAGGATGTGGTTTTGCTGTAAAAACAAAGAACTTACAGAATGCAGGAGCTGTAGGGGTTATACAATACCACCCGTCAAGTAATACGCCTATAGGGATGGGAGGAACAGATGCTACCATCACTATTCCTACAATTATGGTAGGTATGACTGAAGGGCAGTTTTTAGTAAATGATTTAACTAACGGTATTGCAGGAAATGCAACAATAAAAACAGATGCTGTTTATAAGGATGCAAGTTTGGATAATGGAGTAATCAGCCACGAATATGGTCATGGTATTTCTAACCGTCTTACCGGAACGGGAAGCTCTTGCTTATCTTATATTTCTTCTAATGAGCAAATGGGTGAAGGATGGTCTGATTTCTTTGCTTTGATGATGACAACCAGACTAGGAGATACTTCTTCTATGGCTAGAGGTGTAGGAAGTTTTGTTTCAGGACAGGCTACGACTGGCGGAGGAATTAGACCTGCAAAATATTCACCTGATTTTGCGATCAATGATTATACTTATGGACGTACGAACGGTATGAAAATAAGCACAAGTATCTCTGGAATTCCTGTTACAGTTCCAGATGTTCATAGTATCGGGTTTATCTGGGCTTCTATGCTTTGGGATCTTAACTGGAAATATGTAGATAAATATGGATATAATAGTAATGTTCTTGCAGATCCTAACAGCGGAAGCGCTCGAGTTTTACAGCTTGTAGTGGATGCTCTTAAGCTACAACCATGTAACCCTACTTTTGTACAGGGTAGAGATGCTATTCTTGCTGCTGACCAAGCATCTACAGGAGGACAAAATAAATGTATGATTTGGACTACGTTTGCTAAAAGAGGATTAGGGGTAAATGCTTCTGCAGGTGCTCTTAACGGCTTGGAATTTGGTGCGAATCAACCTTTAGCAGACATGAGTGATCAGGTGGAAGATTTTACAGTTCCTGCAGAATGTTTAACATTAGCTGTAAAAGAAGTCAATAATTCTAAAGGAATATCGATTTATCCAAACCCTGTAAGAAATGAATTTACGATAAAAACTCCTTCAGATATTAATCTATCAGGAATTACAACAGTTTCTATCTTTGATTTTACAGGAAAACTGATCTCTAAAGAAAGTATCAATCTTAACAAGCAAAATACCATCAGTGCAGAAAAACTGATTAATGGTGCTTACATTGTGAAAGTAAGCAATAATTCAATTGATTATTCTCAGAAAATTATCGTTTCAAAATAA
- a CDS encoding DUF3887 domain-containing protein, translating into MKKLLTLFLAVYSLLLFSQDRKELGNTFIKTLLVDKNIEKAHSYFDSSVAGQIPVEQLKAITEQLQGQIGSLKTILEVNNEGNTYYYYSEFEKTKLDVQLTFGENNKMLGFFLVPHKPFEKRDETTTLKIKSDAIELNGTLLIPPSNNKKRLVIFVHGSGAHDRDETIGENKPFKDIAEYLLNNGISSYRYDKRTYSYPETFNEKSTVEEETINDAVNAAQYFKNNSDYKGYQIIILGHSQGAYMMPKIAEKAQVSKYVFMAGNARPLQDLLVEQYDYLHSIDPAKVPAEAVQEVKKQVAYLNSSKFNLNSPATELPLGQPAVYWKYLKDYNQLNEVKKVKAPMFFAQGGRDYQVTEKDFNLWKNELKNDKTAVFKLYPALSHLFIAGSGKPSPKDYETKGKVDEQFLKDLTQFILK; encoded by the coding sequence ATGAAAAAACTTTTAACCCTATTTCTTGCCGTATATTCTCTATTATTATTTTCTCAGGACAGAAAAGAGCTCGGAAATACTTTCATCAAAACTTTGCTGGTGGATAAAAATATAGAAAAAGCACATTCTTATTTTGATTCTTCCGTAGCAGGGCAGATTCCGGTGGAACAGCTTAAAGCTATTACAGAACAGCTTCAGGGACAGATTGGAAGCTTGAAAACAATTCTTGAAGTGAACAACGAGGGAAATACTTACTATTATTATTCAGAATTTGAAAAGACTAAACTGGACGTTCAGCTTACCTTTGGAGAGAATAATAAAATGCTCGGCTTCTTTTTAGTCCCTCATAAACCATTTGAAAAGCGGGATGAGACGACCACATTAAAAATAAAAAGCGATGCAATTGAACTGAATGGAACACTATTAATTCCTCCTTCCAACAATAAAAAGAGATTGGTTATTTTCGTTCATGGTTCCGGAGCTCATGACAGAGACGAAACTATTGGAGAAAACAAACCGTTTAAAGATATTGCGGAATATCTTCTCAACAACGGAATATCTTCTTACCGATATGATAAAAGAACATATTCTTACCCCGAAACATTCAATGAAAAGTCTACTGTAGAGGAAGAAACCATCAATGATGCAGTAAATGCAGCCCAATATTTTAAAAACAATTCAGATTATAAAGGTTATCAGATCATTATACTGGGACACAGCCAGGGTGCATATATGATGCCTAAAATTGCAGAAAAAGCTCAGGTTTCAAAATATGTTTTTATGGCTGGGAACGCAAGACCGCTACAGGATTTATTGGTGGAACAGTATGATTATCTTCATTCTATAGATCCTGCTAAAGTTCCTGCTGAGGCTGTTCAGGAAGTAAAAAAACAGGTTGCATATTTAAATTCATCCAAATTTAATCTAAACTCACCGGCAACAGAACTTCCGTTGGGACAACCTGCAGTATATTGGAAGTATTTAAAGGATTACAATCAGCTTAATGAGGTTAAAAAAGTAAAAGCTCCCATGTTTTTTGCACAGGGTGGAAGAGATTATCAGGTGACTGAGAAAGATTTTAACCTTTGGAAGAACGAACTGAAAAATGATAAGACAGCTGTATTTAAATTGTATCCTGCCTTAAGTCACTTATTCATTGCTGGTTCCGGAAAACCATCTCCAAAAGATTACGAAACAAAAGGAAAGGTAGATGAGCAGTTTTTAAAAGATCTGACACAGTTTATTCTGAAATAA
- a CDS encoding C45 family autoproteolytic acyltransferase/hydolase has protein sequence MKKTNTIHPSYTRALFYLTFCFFLISCGISKSIHHIPDVKQYALEVPKVKQINDSTFSYNQNYLTKNKQQLWELYIKGNPLQLGYNNGALTQSLMQKQEGIFFSKVEGFVPSKFKQRLLRGFLKWYNRKMYLNVREDYQAELYGLSQYSSDQYNFIAPKYLRNLYLHGAHDIGHAMQDLAMVGCTSLAVWNENTEDGNLLIGRNFDFYVGDDFAKNKLVEFVQPEEGIPYMSVSWPGMIGVVSGMNKEGITVTINAGKSKIPLTAKTPISLVTREILQYAKNIEEAISIAKKRKVFVSESILVGSAADKNAVIIEVSPKNFGVYSVQNTSRVLCTNHFQSDAYKDDKRNLKHIEESHSEYRYEKLQELLQKEKKITPEKMASILRNRTGLKDESIGYGNEKALNQLLAHHAVIFSPQKKLVWVSSNPYQLGEFVCYDLNEIFSDKGLQPDNLSKSSLNIPRDPFADSEEFQNYELSKMYGKEINEAADDKNTLLTDGVIPSYQSMNPDFWLVYYQSGKYYFNKKEYSKAKTEFEKALTKEITTVPDRKNVEKYLNKTLKKLK, from the coding sequence GTGAAAAAAACGAATACCATTCATCCATCTTATACAAGAGCTCTTTTTTACCTTACTTTTTGTTTTTTCCTCATTTCCTGCGGAATATCAAAATCTATCCATCACATTCCCGATGTAAAACAATATGCTCTGGAAGTTCCGAAAGTAAAACAGATTAACGACAGCACTTTCAGCTATAATCAGAATTATCTTACCAAAAATAAGCAGCAGCTCTGGGAGCTTTATATTAAAGGTAATCCTTTGCAGCTGGGATATAATAACGGAGCATTGACCCAAAGTTTAATGCAGAAGCAGGAAGGCATTTTCTTTTCAAAAGTGGAAGGGTTTGTACCCTCAAAATTCAAACAAAGGCTGTTAAGAGGCTTTTTAAAATGGTACAACAGAAAAATGTATCTCAATGTAAGAGAAGATTATCAGGCAGAATTATATGGCTTGTCACAATATTCATCTGATCAGTATAATTTTATTGCTCCCAAATATTTAAGAAATCTTTACCTGCACGGAGCTCATGATATCGGCCATGCCATGCAGGATTTGGCTATGGTAGGCTGTACTTCACTTGCCGTGTGGAATGAAAATACCGAAGATGGAAACCTGTTGATCGGAAGAAATTTCGATTTTTATGTAGGAGACGATTTTGCAAAAAATAAGCTGGTAGAATTTGTTCAGCCCGAAGAAGGAATTCCATACATGTCCGTAAGCTGGCCGGGAATGATCGGCGTAGTTTCCGGAATGAATAAAGAAGGAATTACCGTGACGATCAATGCTGGGAAATCAAAAATTCCTTTGACAGCAAAAACACCTATTTCTCTTGTAACAAGAGAAATTCTGCAGTATGCTAAAAATATAGAAGAAGCGATTTCTATTGCTAAAAAAAGGAAAGTTTTTGTTTCAGAATCTATCCTTGTGGGAAGTGCTGCAGATAAAAATGCTGTAATTATTGAAGTTTCACCTAAAAATTTCGGGGTGTACAGCGTACAGAATACAAGCAGGGTTCTTTGTACCAATCATTTCCAGTCTGATGCCTATAAAGATGATAAAAGAAATCTGAAGCATATTGAAGAAAGCCATTCGGAATACCGTTATGAAAAACTTCAGGAGCTTTTGCAGAAAGAAAAAAAGATCACTCCCGAAAAGATGGCTTCCATTTTAAGAAACAGAACCGGCTTAAAGGATGAAAGTATCGGTTATGGTAATGAAAAAGCACTCAATCAGCTTTTGGCTCACCATGCCGTTATATTTTCGCCTCAGAAAAAACTGGTATGGGTTTCTTCCAATCCTTATCAGCTGGGAGAATTTGTTTGTTATGATCTGAACGAAATCTTTTCAGATAAAGGATTACAGCCGGATAATCTTTCAAAATCAAGTCTGAATATTCCACGTGATCCCTTCGCAGATTCTGAAGAATTCCAAAACTATGAATTGTCTAAAATGTACGGTAAAGAAATAAATGAAGCCGCAGACGATAAAAATACTCTGTTGACAGATGGTGTTATCCCTTCTTATCAATCTATGAACCCGGATTTTTGGCTGGTCTATTATCAATCAGGAAAGTATTATTTTAACAAAAAAGAATATTCAAAGGCAAAAACTGAATTTGAAAAAGCTTTGACGAAAGAGATTACGACTGTTCCGGATAGAAAAAATGTAGAAAAATACCTGAATAAAACTTTAAAGAAACTGAAATGA
- a CDS encoding NAD(P)/FAD-dependent oxidoreductase, translating to MKKAYDILVIGSGLGGLVSALILAKEGLKVCVLEKNNQYGGNLQTFSRDKLIFDTGVHYLGGLSKGQNLNQFFSYLEIMEDLELQLMDEDGYDRISFGDDEIEYPHAQGYQNFVEQLSKYFPEEKGNLENYCEEIQYVCSQFPRYHVVGKDNYNEEILHLNTKRFIESVTQNKRLQAVLLGSNFLYAGDSEDVPFYVHALTVNSYIQSAYKCVKGGSQISKLLIRKLREYGAEVHKHSEVSEFVFNENNVLTSVKTKEGKEYSAKQFISNIEIRSTIKLIGEERLKKSFLNRVLSWKPVSSCFSIYLVLRPHSLPNFNYNRYHYSSEEQVWNAFRYRKESWPETYMLSSTPSKHHPEFAESLTAISYMDFDEVKEWENTFNTVADEHERGEAYERFKLEKTERMLDALEKKIPNVRHAIKTIYTSSPLSYRDYIGNFEGNMYGYMKSSENPLKTMVSPRTKIDNLFLTGQSVNMHGILGVTIGAFNTCAEILGKEMIDRRLTQMINKN from the coding sequence TTGAAGAAAGCATACGACATACTTGTAATCGGCAGCGGATTGGGAGGTCTTGTTTCAGCTCTTATTTTGGCGAAAGAAGGTCTGAAAGTGTGTGTGCTTGAGAAAAATAATCAATACGGAGGAAATCTGCAGACTTTTTCAAGGGACAAGCTGATTTTTGACACGGGAGTTCATTACCTTGGAGGTTTATCCAAAGGTCAGAATCTGAACCAGTTCTTTTCCTATCTGGAAATTATGGAGGATCTTGAGCTTCAGCTGATGGATGAAGACGGATATGACAGGATCAGTTTTGGGGATGATGAAATAGAATATCCACATGCACAAGGCTATCAGAATTTCGTTGAGCAGCTTTCTAAGTATTTTCCTGAAGAAAAAGGAAACCTTGAAAACTACTGTGAAGAGATTCAGTATGTCTGCAGCCAGTTTCCAAGATATCATGTTGTAGGAAAAGATAATTACAACGAAGAAATTCTGCATCTTAATACCAAAAGATTTATTGAATCCGTTACCCAGAACAAAAGACTTCAGGCAGTTTTGCTGGGTTCCAATTTTTTATATGCCGGAGACTCTGAAGATGTACCTTTCTACGTACATGCTTTAACGGTAAATTCCTATATCCAAAGTGCTTACAAATGTGTAAAAGGTGGAAGCCAGATCTCTAAACTTCTGATCAGAAAACTTCGGGAATATGGAGCGGAAGTTCATAAACATTCAGAAGTTTCCGAATTTGTTTTTAATGAAAATAATGTATTGACATCCGTAAAAACGAAAGAAGGAAAAGAATATTCGGCAAAACAGTTTATTTCAAATATAGAGATTCGTTCCACTATTAAACTGATAGGAGAGGAAAGACTAAAGAAATCCTTTTTGAACAGGGTTCTGAGCTGGAAGCCCGTTTCATCATGCTTTAGTATTTATCTGGTTTTAAGACCTCATAGTCTTCCGAATTTCAATTACAACAGATATCATTATTCATCAGAAGAACAGGTCTGGAATGCATTCCGTTACCGGAAAGAGTCATGGCCGGAAACTTATATGCTCTCCTCTACACCTTCGAAACATCATCCTGAATTCGCAGAAAGTCTTACTGCTATTTCTTATATGGATTTTGATGAGGTTAAAGAATGGGAAAATACTTTCAACACGGTAGCGGATGAGCATGAAAGAGGAGAAGCGTATGAAAGATTTAAACTTGAAAAAACAGAAAGGATGCTTGACGCTCTGGAAAAGAAAATTCCGAATGTAAGGCATGCCATCAAAACGATATATACTTCTTCCCCCTTGTCTTACCGGGACTATATCGGGAATTTTGAAGGAAATATGTACGGATATATGAAAAGCTCTGAGAATCCCCTTAAAACAATGGTTTCTCCCCGTACGAAAATTGATAATCTTTTTTTAACGGGACAATCTGTTAATATGCATGGGATTTTAGGTGTTACCATCGGCGCTTTTAATACCTGCGCGGAGATTCTGGGAAAAGAAATGATAGACAGACGGCTGACACAAATGATTAATAAAAACTAA
- a CDS encoding lipid A biosynthesis acyltransferase, with protein MNKWKGKSKGTVLGYRIFVWCIRNIGIRSSYGVLYFVAAYYSLFQKKSNQYILYYFQKRLNYGYWKSKKSIFKSYFTFGKVLIDKTAISAGLREKYTYEFDGIENLRNLLAAKKGGVLISAHIGNFEIAEHFFADIDFDCQINLVTTDQEVTVIKEYLESVAVKESNIKFIYVKEDMSHIFEINQALSNNELICFTGDRYFEGSKYLEEELLGKSAKFPAGPFLIASRLGVPVVYVYVMKENNLHYHLYARVAQNIKNRDSQGLLQSYVQNLETMVKKYPLQWFNYFDFWDDID; from the coding sequence ATGAACAAGTGGAAAGGTAAATCTAAAGGAACAGTACTCGGATACAGAATATTCGTCTGGTGTATTAGAAATATCGGGATCAGAAGTTCATATGGTGTGCTGTACTTTGTGGCAGCTTATTACTCACTGTTTCAGAAAAAAAGCAATCAATACATTCTTTATTACTTTCAGAAAAGACTGAACTACGGATACTGGAAATCCAAAAAATCTATATTTAAAAGTTATTTTACCTTCGGAAAAGTTCTGATTGATAAAACAGCTATTTCTGCCGGACTCAGAGAAAAATATACCTATGAGTTTGACGGTATTGAAAACCTCAGAAATCTTTTGGCTGCTAAAAAAGGAGGAGTACTGATCAGTGCTCATATCGGTAATTTTGAAATTGCAGAGCATTTTTTTGCTGATATCGACTTTGACTGTCAGATCAATCTTGTGACTACAGATCAGGAAGTTACCGTGATTAAAGAATATCTGGAGAGCGTTGCCGTAAAAGAAAGTAATATCAAATTTATTTATGTAAAAGAAGATATGTCTCATATCTTTGAGATCAACCAGGCTTTATCCAATAATGAATTGATCTGCTTTACCGGAGACCGCTATTTTGAAGGATCTAAGTACCTGGAAGAAGAACTGCTTGGGAAAAGCGCAAAATTTCCGGCTGGTCCGTTTTTGATTGCCTCAAGATTGGGAGTTCCCGTAGTATATGTCTATGTGATGAAGGAAAATAACCTTCACTACCATCTGTATGCAAGAGTTGCCCAGAATATCAAAAACCGTGATTCACAGGGGCTTTTGCAGTCGTATGTTCAGAATCTTGAAACCATGGTAAAAAAATATCCACTTCAATGGTTTAATTATTTTGATTTTTGGGACGATATAGATTAA
- a CDS encoding acyl carrier protein → MEREKIVAIVNDFLVNEFEVDGDEISNDANLKNTLGLDSLDYIDMVVVIESNFGVKLGEADFKKMVTFDDFYTTIEHKIAEKNA, encoded by the coding sequence ATGGAAAGGGAAAAAATTGTTGCTATCGTTAATGATTTTCTGGTAAATGAATTCGAGGTAGACGGAGACGAAATCAGTAATGATGCCAACCTTAAAAATACACTGGGCTTAGACAGCTTAGATTATATCGACATGGTAGTCGTGATCGAATCCAATTTCGGGGTGAAATTAGGAGAAGCAGATTTCAAGAAAATGGTAACATTTGATGATTTCTATACAACGATTGAACATAAGATTGCTGAAAAAAACGCTTAG
- a CDS encoding beta-ketoacyl synthase, with the protein MENRVVITGMGIYSCIGTSLEEVRESLYQGKSGIVLDPDRKEFGFRSGLTGVVPKPDLKNLLNRRQRISMGEESEYAYLATIDALKQANLDEEFLDSHEVGILYGNDSVSQAVVESIDIAREKKDTTLMGSGAIFKSMNSTVTMNLSTIFKLKGINLTISAACASGSHSLGLAYMMIKNGFQDMIICGGAQETNKYSMASFDGLGVFSAREDEPTKASRPFDAERDGLIPSGGAASLIVESLESAQRRGAPIIAEIIGYGFSSNGGHISTPNVDGPALAMDRALKQSGLKASDIDYINAHATSTPIGDANEAKAIYEIFGGEVPVSSTKSMTGHECWMAGASEVIYSILMMQNDFVAPNINLENPDNEAQKINLVAKTKNQKIDVFLSNSFGFGGTNSALIVKKFD; encoded by the coding sequence ATGGAAAATAGGGTTGTAATTACCGGAATGGGAATTTATTCCTGCATCGGGACGTCTTTAGAAGAGGTCAGGGAATCCCTATATCAAGGAAAATCCGGTATTGTTTTAGATCCGGACAGAAAAGAATTTGGTTTCAGGTCTGGCCTTACAGGAGTTGTTCCGAAACCCGATCTGAAAAACCTCTTAAACAGACGCCAGCGTATCAGTATGGGAGAAGAAAGCGAATATGCTTATCTGGCTACCATTGATGCTTTAAAACAGGCAAATCTGGATGAAGAATTCTTAGATTCTCATGAAGTGGGAATTTTATATGGAAATGACAGTGTTTCCCAGGCAGTAGTAGAATCTATTGATATTGCTAGGGAAAAGAAAGATACCACACTGATGGGGTCGGGAGCGATCTTCAAGTCAATGAACTCAACAGTAACAATGAACCTTTCAACTATTTTTAAACTGAAAGGGATCAATCTTACCATCAGTGCAGCATGCGCAAGCGGATCCCATTCTTTGGGCCTGGCTTATATGATGATCAAAAATGGTTTTCAGGACATGATTATCTGTGGTGGTGCTCAGGAAACCAATAAATATTCCATGGCAAGCTTTGACGGATTGGGAGTTTTCTCAGCCAGAGAAGATGAACCCACAAAAGCATCCAGGCCTTTTGATGCAGAAAGAGACGGATTGATTCCAAGTGGTGGTGCAGCCAGTCTGATTGTTGAAAGCTTAGAGTCCGCTCAAAGAAGAGGAGCTCCAATCATTGCAGAAATTATTGGATATGGTTTTTCTTCAAACGGAGGACATATTTCAACACCCAATGTAGATGGGCCGGCTTTGGCAATGGACAGAGCACTAAAACAGTCAGGATTAAAAGCTTCAGACATAGATTATATCAATGCTCATGCAACTTCTACTCCAATTGGTGATGCCAATGAGGCAAAAGCAATCTATGAAATCTTCGGAGGTGAAGTTCCGGTAAGCTCTACCAAATCCATGACCGGACATGAATGCTGGATGGCAGGTGCAAGTGAAGTTATCTATTCAATTCTGATGATGCAGAATGATTTTGTAGCTCCAAATATTAATCTGGAAAACCCTGATAATGAAGCACAAAAGATAAATTTGGTCGCAAAAACAAAAAATCAAAAAATTGATGTATTTTTGTCGAATTCTTTTGGGTTTGGGGGAACCAATTCTGCACTAATAGTTAAAAAATTTGATTAA